GGTACAGACAGGCGCTAAAGATCTATCGGTCCATTGTGATCGAGGAACCAGGGAACGCTTTAGTCCGTCAGGGATTAGCCCAAGCCTTACTTCGAATGCGAGCGCACGACGAAGCCATAACCGAAAGCAAAAAGGCTATAGAACTAAACCCCAATCTTTCCCTGCCTCATGTTGTTATGGCATACGCCTATTACAGTAAAAACGATTTTGAATCTTTCAGATACATAGCACAAGAGGCATATAAACTGGACCCCGTTTCAGCCGATGTCTTGACTTGTTACGGTATCATGCTTCTGGTAGATAAAGACCAAGAAGGAGCGATAAATGCATTTACAGAAGCGGTGAAAATAAATCCGCTGGATGTAGTCGCCCGTACGAATCTGGCATACGCTTTCAGCCTTGCGGGTAATATAAGGGAGTCTCTGGATCAATTTAAGAAAGTTTTCTTGATTTCTCCATCCGTAACAACGGCTATTCGAGTCCTGTCGGCATTTCATGAGACGCATGCTTCTTCATTCGGAATACTGTTGGTCCTGATTACGGCAACCGCATTTTTTTTACGAAACGATTACCTCTTATTGCCGTCGGTTATTTACGCAACTTATTCATTGTTGGTAGGTATACGCTTGATATTAATGAAGAAATGGAAGCAGGGCTTGTTTGGCTTTGGGTACGCAATTCTGCTGACAATCATAGCTGCGCTGATTTACGGCTATATCAACAATACATAAAGCTGTACTTTCATCTTGTATCAACGCTATCTCCACCAAATTCGTCAACGCGCATTATGAGGTTGTCGAAACGTATACATGTACACAGGTAAAGTACTACACTTCGGCTTCGCTCAGTGCAGGCTTCGCCGGGACTCAACGCATCGCCATGAGACAAGGCGCTACTCTCTACTATCTACTCTCTGATCATCTCGGCTCGACCAGCATCGTCACCGACGCTTCGGGACAGGTCGTCTCGCAGACGAATTACAAGGCTTGGGGAGACGTCCGCCACCAAAGCGGACCGTTGCTGACGGAGTATACTTTTACGGGACAATACTCCTACACCGCGGACTTCGGCTTGATGTACTACAATGCCAGATGGTACGACCCCGCACTGGGACGCTTCGCTCAAGCGGACAGTATCGTCCCGCCGGGGGTGCACCCCCATTTCATGGGGGCAGGTGGATTGGACCGGTATGCCTACGTCAACAACTCGCCGATGAATTACACTGACCCATCAGGTCACATTTGCGTGGAAAGTGATGGAGATAGTGATGTTGGAATGGCAGGCAATTGCAATGGAGGGTCAAACCCGAAACACAAGCCTGGATTACAAGGTCCAAAATGGAATCCGAGATTGGGCAATTCAGATGATGAAAGCCAAGGAGGTGATATTGGTGGTGGGGCAGGGCTTGAAGCAGGAACTACAAAATCAAATAAACCAATTCCACCATGTGAGCAGCTAATTTCATCATCCACTTGCCAACAGACTAGCGGTGTATTAAGCACAGCAGTTTTTACTTTAGACTTCGTAGCAACTATTGGAACAGGAATACTGGGAGTAATGCTTCCAATAAGCGCTGGCGTAGGACCCGCTGGACCAGTAAGCATCGCCGAGGCTTATGCAATAGCAAATGGCGCAGAAGGCTGGATGGGTGGTACGGCAGCTGTTCTTACTTTGGTAAATGATTTTGCAGTAACCGGCGATAGCTATTTTACTTTTACCCCCATACCTCAACTCGTTGTTAGTTCTGATGTGGCCCTATCGGTCATATTCGCTGCCTCTGGTGGTTTAGACCCAGAACCTTATGGGGATACATTGATAAATGGGGCAGCATTGACTTATGATTCATATCGCCTACTTGGCAATGATCCTGTTTTTGAATTTCATATAGGGTTGGGCTGGTGGGCTGTTGATGGGTATCATGAGTATGGACACTAAATATAATTATTAAGGATGCGAAGGAAGGTCGCAATGGATTTCTATTATATGAAGATAGGCTTTTCGATTATTTTTCTAATTAGCGCTTTTTTATGCCTTATTTATTCGCTGTTTCTCCTTTTTCAATTTTGGGCAAAACGTTTAACAAAAGGTGAAGCAATAAAGAAAACATTCATCGTGATTTTTTGTAGCGTCATGGCTATCCTTCTTGCCACTTATATATGGCAGGCTGATTGGAATATTACGCATTGGGTGTTTTTCTTTTTTGTCTCTATTCCATTAGCATCTTTAGTTGCTTTTGCCTTTATAGCATCATTTTTGACTGGAAGGAATTAACAACAAGGGGTAGATTACGAAGTGACCGATGGAGTCGTCACCAAATACTACTTCGCCGGTGGGACTCGTATCGCGATGAGAAAAGCGGGTACACTGTACTACATGCTCTCCGATCACCTCGGTTCGACGGGCATTGTGACTTTTGAGAACGGCAACCTCCTCTCGCAGACCAAGTAGTGCGAAGCCTCCCGTAGGGACAAAGCTTGGGGTGAAGTCCGCCACCAAAGCGGACCGTTGCTGACGGAGTATACTTTTACGGGACAATACTCCTACACCGCGGACTTCGGCTTGATGTACTACAATGCCAGATGGTACGACCCCGCACTGGGACGCTTCACCCAAGCGGACAGCATCGTCCCGCCGGGGGTGCACCCCCATTTCATGGGGCAGGTGGTTTGGACCGGTATGCCTACGTCAACAACTCGCCGATGAATTACACTGACCCATCAGGTCACATTTGCGTGGAAAGTGATGGAGATAGTGATGTTGGAATGGCGGGGAATTGCAGCGGGAAGTCGAATCCCAATTACAAGGGCGGGCTGATGGGCAGTCCCAGCGGGTGGACGAGGGGAGGCACATCCAGTGACGCTGATGATTCTGATGGCAGTTCTATTTGCTCTTCATGTAGCTACCCACAAAATGCAAAAGGGAATGAGTTTACGCTATTTTCTGATATCGCTTACTACTCCGATATCGTGGGGGCTTATTCCTCAATTGCGAATCTGATTGTCGCCGACACGATGATGGCAATTATCATCGCCGGAGGATGCTCAACAGGCGCTGGTTGTGTACCGGCAATAGGCGACGCGTTGCTAATGGATTACCTCATAACAACCTACTCGCCAGTCGGGGTAATCGAAAATATTTCAGGCGGTACGTCCGCAGTTGCTACTATATTGGATGACTTTTTTACCAGCGAAACATCTTACATAGATTTTGGTAAGGATGAGATTAATATCGGCATAGGGCAAGACTCGGTTGTTGCCGTTGGAAACGGCTTAGGCGGGCTTGTACCTGAGGCCAATTTTGACGCTTGGGTTTCTTACAATCAGCTGTTGTATGACGAAGGCAGACGATCTGGCGACATCCAAGCTACTACATTGATAAGAATATCACTTCCAATTCGGCTTTCGTTACGCAGATAAGAAATTGGTGCAGACATGAACAAGGAAACTATATTTTCATTCATAAAAATACTTGTACTTCTTACTTTAATAATCACTCTTATTTCGGCGTTCTTCTATGCTCGAAAAGGAATGATTACCCGAAAGGGATTAATATTTACTTATACGAGTTTTTTGCTCTTTACGTTAAGCGCCTGGGGGGCGGGCGTGATATACAAACCTACATTAGCATTTTCGAGTGGGATTTGCCTATTCGGCTTTATTGTTATTTTTAGTATTTTTTGGGCAATAAAATACTACAATCTTTCATTCTTTGAAAAGAGATTAAGGGGTAATAAAAATAAAAATGAAGAATAACAAATCAAGATAGGAGCAGATAACGAAACTCGCTTGCACAATTTCGGGGGGCGATTTCCGCCAAATCCTCGAAAATTCCTGGCAGGAAAACACGGTGACTTGGAACAACCCGCCCATCCCCACCGATCCGCCGAGCGGAGTCTTCTCCTCTGCCCAATTCACTTACGATGGCGACGGCAAGCGTGTGAAATCTGTCCTCACGACCAATCTCGGTGCGACAACGACTCTCTTTGTAGGTGCACACTACGAAGTGACAGACGGAGTCGTCACCAAATATTATTTCGCCGGGACTCAACGCATCGCCATCCACAAGGGGACGATGTGAGACAAGGCACTACTCACTACTCGCTACCCCTGATCACCTTGGGAATACCTAAGACCTGACGGGTCTCCGGGACAGGCTGGCGAAACGGATGTCAAGTCCGTGGGTCTGGCGGGCAATCAAAAAGAGACGGTCAAAGAACCGTCTCTTCCGCTATTTCGCTAATGCCTGCCTATGGTTTATAAATGGAAAGCCCGTCAATGTACCGGAAATCCTTGAGGTTTAGAGTGTAAAGCTCAATCGAATGCCGCAAAGCCGTTGCCGCGATAATGGCATCTGGCAAACTCAAACGATGGCTAAGAGCATAGCTTTCCAAAAGGGTGAGAGTGATGTCAGAAGTTTCTTCGTCCACCGCAATTTGATTCAGGCTGGCAAGATGCTTTTTGAGCTTCGTCAACTCGCGCTGATCCCTTGCGCCGTAATAAAGTTCGCCAACTGTAATGACGCTGACGGCAAGATTGGAAAGCCCGATTCCCCGCATGACTGAAACCACGTCTGGATTATTTCGATAGAACTCGATCAGGATATTGGTGTCGCAGAGGATCATGAGCGGGCAGGCCAGGCTTGCGAGCGGATTAGGTCAAGGGTCACATCGCGTCCCGACCAGATCCCGGCAAGGGCAAAGAACTCGGATTCATTCATCCTGACATCGGTTTGATTGGAGGAAAGGCTGGCGCTCACCTCCTCGATGAAATCCAACGACTTGAGAAAATCAATCAACGCCCGCGCCTTTTGCCTGCTTTTGACTTGAATGGTAATCTGTTCCATTTCTACCTCGGTTCCGTTATGATTATACACGATGCCGGATTTGTATCCTAAGTTTATCGAAGGGACAGCGACGGCAGACGCGTGAAATCGGTCATCACGACCAACCTCGGTTCGACAACAACCCTATTCGTGGGCGGACACACCGAAGTGACCGATGGAGTCGTCACCAAATATTACACTTCGACAAGCTCAGTGCAGGCTTTGCCGGCGCGACTCGCATCGCGATGCGAAAAAACGGTACACTGTACTACATGCTCTCCGATCACCTTGGTTCGACGGGCATCATAACTTTTGAAAACGGCAACCTCGTTTCGCAGACCAAGTAGTGCGAAGCCTCCCGTAGGGACAAAGCCTGGGGCGAAGTGCGCTATACTTCTGGCGTGATTCCCACAAACTACACCTACACGGGACAATACTCCTACACCCAAGATTTCGGCTTGATGTTCTACAACGCCCGCTGGTACGACCCCTCTCTGGGACGCTTTGCCCAAGCGGACAGTATCATCCCACCCGGCGTGCAGGGACTGGACCGCTATGCCTACGTCAACAATTCGCCGGTGAATTATGTCGACCCGAGCGGGCATATTTGCGTGGAAAGCGATGGAGATAGTGATGTTGGAATGGCAGGGAATTGCGGCGGGAAGTCGAATCCCAATTACAAGCGCGGGCTGATGGGCAGGCCCAGTGGGTGGACGAGGGGGAGGACACCAGAGGAATCCATGGCTGATAAGTTTGCTTCTATTCTGAGTTCCGGAGCGACTGGTCTCGATATTTTGGCAGGGACAATAAGTTTTGCAGGAACAATCTTGGAAGGAGCAGGATTAATCTTTGGTGAAAGTCTAACTCCTTTGCCAGGAATCGACGGGGCTATTGGCGCTCGCGGGGCCATGAAGTTTTACAATAAATTCATGAACCCTGTTGAAAACACCCTTGGGCTGTGGTCTTTGGGTATGGTTGCCACAGCAGATGTAATAACAAATCAAACAACCATCGAGATCAAAAAGAGCCCTTCTTCAGGAAAACCATCGACAGAGTTGACATTGGGGCCTGATACAACATTTGCATTAACAAGTATTGCGTTGGGCAACACTCCTCTAACTCCAGAAGCCGCTACTGACCTAACAGCAAACATCGCAACAGTGTATTACGATATTCAAAGGTTACAAGGAAAAAAACCGATATGGGGGTTATACCAATATCACATAGGCCACGAAAATGGCTCAGACTTCTTCGATTCGTTAAGTTGGTACGATTATGTTAGCTATGAAAGATGAAATGTTAGGACGATATCTATGACTACAACGTTGAAGATCATTTTCATTGGAATGTTGCTTTTTGGGGTTTCTTTGTGGATAACATACACTTACATCGCGCTTTGGCAAATCCCAAGGTTGCAAGGAGAGAGAAATAAGCTCGGGTGGTACGCTATGTTAATTGCTTCAGCGGGAACATTTAGTTTGTTCTTATCGTGGTGGATCACAGAACCATTAGCGAAAAATTTCCTGCCGATATTTTTTATTTTTAGTCTAATTATTGGTTATTTTGCTCGAGTGTCTGCAATTAGCCCTTTTGAGCTAGCGGAATTTTGGTCGAAATTTGGAAGAAGTAACGATAATGAAAATTTAGCCGCTAATCAGACCAGCCAAATTCATATGAAAGTTCTTGCGTTTCTCTATGGTTACAAATTTATAGTCTCTCTCGCATCTAGCGCAACGTTATTAATCATTCTAAAATTATTTAGGGTTCAACTACCTTATATATTAACATTTGCATTATTATTTATCTTGATCAACATATCCATAAATATATTACACGCTATTTACGGCAAATTTGAAAAGTAACCGATGGAGTCGTCTTCAAATACTACTTTGCCGGGTCTCAGCACATCGCAATGCGAAAAGGCGGTACACTGTACTACATGCTCGGTGATCACCTCGGCTCGACCAGCATCATAACTTTTGAAAACGGCAATCTCATATCGCAGACGAAATACAAAGCCTGGGGAGAAGTCCGCCTCCAAAGCGGACCGTCGCTGACGGAGTATTCGTATACTGGACAATATTCCTACACAGGCTCGTTCGACTTGATGTATTAGTGCGAAGCCTCCCGTAGGGACAACGCCCGCTGGTAAGACCCCTCTCTGGGACGTTTCTCCCAAGCGGACAGTATCATCCCACCCGGCGTGCACCCCCATTTCATGGGGGCAGGTGGATTGGACCGGTATGCCTACGTCAACAACTCGCCGATGAATTACACTGATCCTTCTGGTCACATTTGCGTGGAAAGTGATGGCGATAGTGATGCTGGTATGGCAGGGAATTGTCATGGTGGTTCTAACCCAAAATATAAGCCCGGATTACAAGGTCCAAAATGGAATCCAAAGTCAGGCAATGTGAATGGTGGAGGTAATGTGGATGGTGGAGGTAATGGGACCCCTGAATTACCTTTTGTAGGTTTGCCACCCATAATCGCACCTGACTTCGCTAATTCTATGACACTGGAAATTGAGGAAACTTTGTCTATTCCAATTTATGCTTGTCCAGAGCAAGGTTGCAGTCCTTATCGTCCATACAAGACGGTTTTTGACCCTGCTAGAATAGATTCAACTAAGCTAGCCTGGGAATATGTTGGGCTTGTACTTAGTGTGGTCGGTATTGAATCGATTCGTAATGCCATCAAATTAGGCAGGGAAATTGTTGTTTATTCAACAATAGAACATACAGGGCTATCCTTATTAAAGAGTTCGCAAGAAGGTGATATAAAAGGCACCTTGGTAACTACCGCAGGTATTCATCCGGCTTTTTCAATTGCCGCATCAACATACTCTGTCATTGACGAGATTTCGAATGGGTATTACCGTGTGCCACAATTATTAGCAGGTCCCCCCACAGGTCCTTATTGTGATACATACTATGGATGTTAAAAGGATAAAAAATGGATAATGATCAAATTGCTATTTTACTTGCATCGTTTCTTGTTTTCAACTTCTTGGGACTATTAATAAACAATTGGTTACAAAAATCAGGAGTAGTACGAGACTCAAAAAAAATTATTTTTTTAGGAGTATCTTCATTGGTTTTGCTTAAGCCGTTTGTGGCGCCGGATGTATCCTGGTGGATATTTGGCTTGATAATATTGCTTTCTATCCTTGCTGGACTAAGAAATGATATTAGAGAAACCCTTAAGCATGGTACGTGGTGGTGGCTCAAAAAAGATAAAAAACAAGTAAAACGATCTAGTAAGAATACATCTTAATCAAGTCGGTGTAGGATGATGTGAGGCGAGAAACGAGTGAGATATCGCCACGGTGCCACGCGACGCCTATCAGGTCTGGCATGGCAACAAAAAATGGACAGCCTCTCCTCGGCTGTCCCTGTGACCTCTCCCCGTCCCTCCCCAAATGGGGAGGGTGCCTGCTTGGTTTGCAGATATTTATTTTTCAGAATCAGATGTTTCTCTTTCCTTCTTACCAATAAAGATCAGCGATTCCAAATCTTCCACATCTTGCGGCGCATATACCCGAAAGGCTTCACGAACTTTTTCCAAATCAGCATCGCTTGCCCATCCCAACATTCGAGAAACATCCGCCCAGTCCTGGGCACGTTGGGCGTCCATTTTCAATAAGATCAAATAGGGCAAGGCAATTGTTGGGTACCCTGCCGGGTCTGTTGAAACATTTTTCATCGCTTCTTCGAGCCAGGGAGCATTCCCAAACAAAATATCCACTTCCACACCATCGGGAGAGAACATTAACACACCCGGGATTGAAAGTTGAGCTTCGAGTTTATATCCAGCCGCTTCCAGCTTTGCTATAACAGCCTCAGAGTCTCTTTCACGAACGAGAAAATCCAGATCCCTTGTCATTCGTTCAGGCATGTAGTTACGGGTTGCAACTCCGTCAACCACAAGCCAATCCA
This portion of the Anaerolineales bacterium genome encodes:
- a CDS encoding tetratricopeptide repeat protein gives rise to the protein MNKLTIAENALKTGRYRQALKIYRSIVIEEPGNALVRQGLAQALLRMRAHDEAITESKKAIELNPNLSLPHVVMAYAYYSKNDFESFRYIAQEAYKLDPVSADVLTCYGIMLLVDKDQEGAINAFTEAVKINPLDVVARTNLAYAFSLAGNIRESLDQFKKVFLISPSVTTAIRVLSAFHETHASSFGILLVLITATAFFLRNDYLLLPSVIYATYSLLVGIRLILMKKWKQGLFGFGYAILLTIIAALIYGYINNT
- a CDS encoding type II toxin-antitoxin system VapC family toxin, with translation MILCDTNILIEFYRNNPDVVSVMRGIGLSNLAVSVITVGELYYGARDQRELTKLKKHLASLNQIAVDEETSDITLTLLESYALSHRLSLPDAIIAATALRHSIELYTLNLKDFRYIDGLSIYKP
- a CDS encoding RHS repeat-associated core domain-containing protein → MIPTNYTYTGQYSYTQDFGLMFYNARWYDPSLGRFAQADSIIPPGVQGLDRYAYVNNSPVNYVDPSGHICVESDGDSDVGMAGNCGGKSNPNYKRGLMGRPSGWTRGRTPEESMADKFASILSSGATGLDILAGTISFAGTILEGAGLIFGESLTPLPGIDGAIGARGAMKFYNKFMNPVENTLGLWSLGMVATADVITNQTTIEIKKSPSSGKPSTELTLGPDTTFALTSIALGNTPLTPEAATDLTANIATVYYDIQRLQGKKPIWGLYQYHIGHENGSDFFDSLSWYDYVSYER
- a CDS encoding nucleotidyl transferase AbiEii/AbiGii toxin family protein; this translates as MNAWPDLRPILKGLDWLVVDGVATRNYMPERMTRDLDFLVRERDSEAVIAKLEAAGYKLEAQLSIPGVLMFSPDGVEVDILFGNAPWLEEAMKNVSTDPAGYPTIALPYLILLKMDAQRAQDWADVSRMLGWASDADLEKVREAFRVYAPQDVEDLESLIFIGKKERETSDSEK